A section of the Verrucomicrobiota bacterium genome encodes:
- a CDS encoding SoxR reducing system RseC family protein — translation MPVRERGIVLDLKGSRALVEISPAEGCGRNCSCSAVTGDPSLRRAELDAPDGVRPGAVVTLEVSSGQVLASSAVVFLVPPLFFLGAALASTPVLGALGARVNPDLGMLLFGVAGFLVGLAGALVFSRRGARRDWLKPRIVEFQNPAS, via the coding sequence ATGCCCGTGCGTGAACGCGGCATTGTCCTGGATCTGAAAGGCAGCCGTGCCCTGGTCGAGATCAGCCCGGCTGAGGGCTGCGGCAGGAATTGCTCGTGCAGCGCTGTGACGGGCGACCCCTCATTGCGCCGTGCCGAGCTGGACGCGCCCGATGGCGTGCGGCCCGGCGCGGTGGTGACGCTCGAGGTCAGCTCGGGCCAAGTGCTCGCTTCGAGCGCGGTAGTGTTTCTCGTCCCGCCCCTGTTCTTCCTCGGGGCGGCGCTCGCGAGCACGCCGGTGCTCGGCGCGCTCGGCGCGCGCGTCAACCCCGACCTCGGCATGCTGCTCTTCGGCGTGGCGGGTTTTCTGGTCGGGCTGGCCGGGGCGCTCGTCTTCTCGCGGCGCGGCGCGAGACGCGATTGGCTCAAGCCTCGCATCGTCGAGTTCCAGAACCCAGCGTCCTGA
- a CDS encoding N-acetylmuramoyl-L-alanine amidase: MRRWLLWTVTGLAMPMLLAGCRANSVPNDATNRRAHKAARTRGPEGPDGASETEAGDPGDEPCRWRISTVCIDAGHGGSDTGTQTDGAAEKTIVLDLALRVRDALEAEGLTVVMTRETDHTVSRTERAAICNRTEAGVFLSIHCNGYHDPAVSGVEVYYLGRGASAETSHLATLVHDALVEAVGARDRGIRPAGFTVLAGTHCPAVLVEVGYLSNDNDRARLLDETGRQAIAAALAAAVITFAENDTAAPSGAAGRSGAATGTE; the protein is encoded by the coding sequence ATGCGGCGGTGGCTGCTGTGGACGGTGACGGGCCTCGCCATGCCCATGCTCCTTGCCGGGTGTCGCGCCAACTCCGTCCCGAACGATGCGACGAATCGCAGGGCGCACAAGGCGGCCCGCACGCGCGGCCCGGAAGGCCCCGACGGGGCAAGCGAGACCGAGGCCGGCGATCCCGGCGATGAGCCCTGCCGCTGGCGCATCTCGACCGTCTGCATTGACGCCGGCCACGGCGGCAGCGACACGGGCACGCAGACCGATGGCGCCGCCGAGAAAACGATCGTGCTCGACCTCGCCCTGCGTGTGCGCGACGCGCTCGAGGCCGAGGGCCTTACCGTTGTCATGACACGCGAGACCGACCACACCGTCTCGCGCACAGAGCGCGCGGCGATCTGCAACCGCACGGAAGCCGGGGTGTTTCTGAGCATCCACTGCAACGGCTACCACGACCCGGCCGTCTCGGGCGTCGAGGTCTACTACCTCGGGCGGGGCGCCTCGGCCGAGACGTCGCACTTGGCCACGCTCGTGCACGACGCGCTTGTCGAGGCGGTTGGTGCGCGCGACCGGGGCATACGGCCCGCGGGCTTCACCGTGCTCGCCGGGACGCACTGTCCCGCCGTGCTTGTCGAGGTCGGCTACCTTTCCAACGACAACGACCGTGCACGTCTGCTCGACGAAACGGGCCGGCAGGCCATCGCCGCTGCGCTCGCCGCGGCGGTCATCACGTTTGCCGAGAACGACACCGCCGCACCCAGCGGCGCCGCTGGGCGCAGTGGCGCCGCGACTGGCACGGAGTGA
- a CDS encoding glutamate racemase, translating into MQSDRRPIGVFDSGLGGLTVLRAVRERMPDESLIYFGDTARVPYGSKSAETVTRFSREIVEFLLGHEVKAVVAACNSASALAVPLLKAEYTVPIMGVIGPGARLAVERTRSGRIGVIGTRATIASGAYERAMAVLDPAATVVTQPCPLFVSLVEEGWTDRPAARLIAEEYLAPLRGRVDTLVLGCTHYPLLKPLIAELMGPDVVLIDSAESCAAELGVLLNAHGLRAPERTAATERFYVSDAPELFSRLSTRFLGRDVGDVRHVPEVAELKG; encoded by the coding sequence ATGCAAAGTGACCGGCGACCCATTGGGGTTTTCGATTCGGGCCTCGGCGGCCTCACCGTGCTGCGCGCTGTGCGCGAACGGATGCCCGACGAGTCGCTCATCTACTTCGGCGACACGGCCCGCGTGCCGTACGGGAGCAAGTCGGCCGAGACCGTGACGCGGTTCTCGCGCGAGATCGTTGAGTTCCTCCTCGGCCACGAGGTCAAGGCCGTCGTCGCGGCGTGCAATTCGGCCTCGGCGCTCGCTGTGCCGCTTCTCAAGGCCGAGTACACCGTGCCCATCATGGGCGTCATCGGCCCCGGCGCGCGGCTCGCCGTCGAGCGGACGCGCTCGGGCCGTATCGGCGTCATCGGCACGCGCGCCACGATCGCCAGCGGCGCCTATGAACGCGCGATGGCCGTTCTCGATCCCGCGGCCACAGTCGTCACCCAGCCCTGCCCGCTCTTCGTCAGCCTCGTCGAGGAAGGATGGACCGACCGGCCCGCCGCGCGCCTGATCGCCGAGGAATACCTCGCGCCGCTGCGCGGGCGTGTCGATACGCTCGTCCTCGGGTGCACGCACTACCCGCTGCTCAAACCGCTCATCGCCGAGCTCATGGGGCCCGACGTCGTCCTGATCGACTCGGCCGAAAGCTGTGCCGCCGAATTGGGGGTACTGCTCAACGCGCACGGTCTGCGGGCGCCCGAGCGCACCGCGGCGACGGAACGCTTCTACGTCTCCGATGCGCCGGAGCTGTTCTCGAGGCTGAGTACGCGCTTCCTGGGGCGCGACGTGGGCGACGTGCGCCACGTGCCCGAAGTCGCCGAGCTGAAAGGATAG
- a CDS encoding 6-carboxytetrahydropterin synthase, whose protein sequence is MFSVMVRTRFNASHSVRIGAAPRETPHGHDWLVEVEVAAAALDRHGLVIDFHRVERLLDECLAEFRGALLNDLPAFADADPTTERVAETIHRRLEQKLGNASGRGRARARLARTTVWETDTCGATYRPA, encoded by the coding sequence ATGTTCAGCGTCATGGTCCGGACGCGGTTCAACGCTTCGCACAGCGTGCGCATCGGTGCGGCGCCGCGCGAGACCCCCCACGGCCATGACTGGCTCGTCGAGGTCGAGGTCGCCGCGGCCGCGCTCGACCGCCACGGGCTGGTCATCGACTTCCACCGCGTCGAGCGGCTGCTTGATGAGTGCCTCGCCGAATTCCGCGGCGCGCTGCTCAACGACTTGCCCGCCTTCGCCGATGCCGATCCGACGACGGAACGTGTCGCCGAGACAATCCACCGCCGCCTCGAGCAGAAACTCGGGAACGCGTCCGGTCGCGGGCGCGCACGCGCCCGCCTGGCGCGCACAACGGTCTGGGAGACCGATACCTGCGGCGCCACCTACCGGCCTGCGTAA